A DNA window from Drosophila virilis strain 15010-1051.87 chromosome 4, Dvir_AGI_RSII-ME, whole genome shotgun sequence contains the following coding sequences:
- the Mis12 gene encoding uncharacterized protein Mis12, producing the protein MDFNQSAYNLEFFNFTPEQISAERDNLVQTLIGRAVETTIQKIETPATSALLNQKKDAVINLMFEACQARLDGLRELDKRNFEVPPHVLQIKDFELEQQFSSEEEEAKTAKVEELKLRYRQNMAMLAELEAEQEKYTAILPLVQRELEMHQQIYAACANCDIKKMHTLATLMAKDQKLL; encoded by the exons ATGGATTTCAATCAGAGCGCCTACAACTTggagtttttcaatttcacgCCGGAACAAATCTCCGCCGAAC GTGACAATCTGGTGCAAACTCTCATCGGCCGAGCGGTTGAGACAACAATTCAGAAAATTGAAACGCCCGCCACATCCGCGTTGTTGAATCAGAAAAAGGACGCCGTCATTAACCTCATGTTTGAGGCGTGCCAGGCGAGACTGGATGGCCTCCGCGAGCTGGACAAAAGGAACTTTGAGGTGCCGCCGCATGTGCTGCAGATTAAGGACTttgagctggagcagcagttCTCCAGCGAGGAGGAGGAAGCAAAGACAGCCAAAGTGGAAGAGCTGAAGCTGCGCTACCggcag AACATGGCCATGCTGGCCGAGCTGGAGGCGGAGCAGGAAAAGTACACAGCCATTTTGCCGCTCGTGCAAAGAGAGCTGGAAATGCATCAGCAGATTTACGCAGCCTGCGCCAACTGTGACATTAAAAAGATGCACACTCTTGCAACGCTCATGGCAAAGGATCAGAAACTGTTGTAG